CCCCGCAAGGGCAGCGTCTTGAGCTTCAACCACTACTGGCGCTTCTTTGTTAGCTTGTAAAACTTGACTTACTTTCGGCCGAATAGATCCACGATCAATTTTTTCGCCGTTGTAGAAAATCTGGTTATTCTTATCCACGCTGAGCTTAACTGACTCCTTCTCCTCATCTTGTTCTTCTGGCTCAGCAACCGGGTTGGGTCGATCGACAGCAAAACCCGATTCTTCAACAAAGACAGTTGTCACAATGAAAAATATGAGCAGGATGAAGACCATATCAATCATCGGGGAGATGTTGATTTGGCTGGTGTCGTCTCCACCGGATAATGATTTACGATTTTTCATTCCTATTAAGTAACGATTGAGATGACCAAGTTATTATTTGCGTCCGGGCATTCCGTTTATGAAGCCGATGGAAGTTCGTTCCATACTGCTAACGACACCTTTAGCTTTTCTTGAAAGAAGTGCGTGAAAGAT
This portion of the Verrucomicrobiota bacterium genome encodes:
- a CDS encoding biopolymer transporter ExbD; translation: MKNRKSLSGGDDTSQINISPMIDMVFILLIFFIVTTVFVEESGFAVDRPNPVAEPEEQDEEKESVKLSVDKNNQIFYNGEKIDRGSIRPKVSQVLQANKEAPVVVEAQDAALAGLVVMVMDEARLGGAEVISLTSAPD